In one Drosophila pseudoobscura strain MV-25-SWS-2005 chromosome X, UCI_Dpse_MV25, whole genome shotgun sequence genomic region, the following are encoded:
- the ens gene encoding uncharacterized abhydrolase domain-containing protein DDB_G0269086 isoform X13 codes for MASLGGQHENYSNNPEVSKDREEKLKYARDRQNEERQKKIEELRAQAEAAQRYREQKEEERRRRIEEIRVRDTEKRHQVEERKKAIIEAEKERREYILKKNQERESRIEVKRRDRNSIGFAFGSSTPRLLDVPADYGLVSPSAFWGQRRSTSISNVAGASLTRRSSERELADSGAKKRASSSTDRHDGSRSGNATPGGHYNNSRPGSAMSTSTTMSTSGFVPRRPATAPRKPRPASIAGTGMSLEEINKLKKDHKPPVKTTAAASPSAQTTPKRTANMMSTSLIVTSSSSRLNSAEKKTPSKREPLVPKAASASKALSSRTASSERISRISSKEPKTKDTSAMSRSMIVASSSNSSTSTTTTTKVASAAPAPAPAPAPAPAPVTVPELQNGVAKEAEKTHAEVPVPTDVAAPALAVSKAEKEALNSVKTEEVSRQEEEQSVLVQVPPEALVTSVNVEEKADEGTEKEELPRQPLEPQAAPKKPSRSKENSEVRELTPPAANSGGDGTDLMTASMMAKKITTEEQAKAALAERRRLAREEAERQAELERQRLEAERLAEIKAQEEEAERQRLFEEESTRLAEEQRRGEEERLRIAIEEAQQREEEEQRKREEEEKQRVEREEAEKKAKEEAEKQRVEVAERLKREEKEREERRKRVEAIMSRTRKAGAAATPSKESNDKAAPAAATETTPADGSSSSDSNSVSGSSNNSAGGSPSTAMATVTVAGSEAPPNSQQAIYEQSVLDKENSLINSFSTMIIDENAKNLQQHQQVSNGKLLADFDGSSNTTTTAVANGNGGHFENVNNKNDINLLQDAVTPAATQLIDLSIESQDLHLNNNNSLLTSTAATTTLVTADSHENKDISLL; via the exons ATGGCGAGTCTTGGGGGCCAACACGAAAATTATTCGAATAATCCAGAAG TGTCCAAAGATCGAGAGGAGAAGCTGAAATATGCACGCGACCGCCAGAATgaggagagacagaaaaagaTCGAGGAGCTGAGGGCCCAGGCAGAGGCGGCCCAAAGGTATCGCGAACAAAAGGAGGAGGAACGCCGGCGACGCATCGAGGAGATACGCGTCCGCGACACAGAGAAACGCCACCAGGTGGAGGAGCGCAAAAAGGCCATCATTGAGGCCGAGAAGGAGCGTCGCGAGTACATACTTAAGAAGAATCAG GAACGTGAATCCCGAATAGAGGTTAAGAGGAGGGACAGAAACTCaattggttttgcttttggctcGTCGACGCCCCGTCTGCTGGATGTGCCTGCGGATTATGGTCTTGTATCGCCCAGTGCCTTTTGGGGTCAGCGAAG ATCTACATCGATATCGAACGTAGCGGGCGCCTCGCTCACACGTCGAAGTTCCGAGCGAGAACTTGCCGACAGTGGTGCTAAGAAgcgtgcctcctcctccacggACAGACACGATG GCTCGCGATCGGGAAATGCCACGCCAGGCGGACACTATAACAACTCAAGGCCCGGCAGCGCCATGTCCACCTCGACGACTATGTCCACGTCTGGCTTTGTGCCCAGACGGCCTGCAACGGCGCCACGCAAGCCCAGGCCGGCCAGCATTGCCGGCACCGGCATGTCCCTAGAAG AGATCAACAAACTGAAGAAGGATCACAAGCCGCCTGTGaagacaacagcagccgcctcACCATCCGCACAAACGACCCCCAAACGAACTGCAAACATGATGTCCACCTCCCTGATCGTGACCTCCAGCTCATCTCGATTGAACAGTGCCGAGAAGAAGACGCCTTCGAAAAGG GAACCCTTGGTGCCGAAGGCGGCATCTGCCTCCAAGGCTCTGTCGAGTCGCACTGCCAGCTCGGAGCGTATAAGCAGGATCAGCAGCAAGGAGCCGAAAACCAAGGATACCTCTGCCATGAGCAGGTCCATGAttgtggccagcagcagcaacagcagcacctccACAACTACCACCACAAAAGTGGCCTCAGCagcgcctgctcctgctccagccccagccccagctccagctccagttacAGTTCCCGAGCTCCAAAACGGGGTGGCCAAGGAGGCAGAAAAGACTCACGCAGAGGTGCCAGTTCCTACGGATGTGGCCGCCCCTGCTCTCGCTGTAAGCAAGGCGGAAAAGGAGGCACTAAACTCCGTTAAGACGGAGGAGGTTTCCaggcaggaggaggaacagAGTGTGCTCGTGCAGGTGCCGCCAGAGGCCCTAGTTACCTCTGTGAATGTGGAGGAAAAGGCCGACGAGGGCACTGAGAAGGAGGAGCTGCCCAGGCAACCGCTGGAGCCTCAAGCTGCCCCCAAGAAGCCGTCGCGCAGCAAGGAGAACTCTGAGGTGCGCGAGCTGACTCCGCCTGCAGCGAATTCCGGCGGCGATGGCACTGACTTGATGACAGCATCGATGATGGCCAAGAAGATCACGACCGAGGAGCAGGCCAAGGCCGCCCTTGCCGAAAGACGACGACTGGCCCGCGAGGAGGCCGAACGACAGGCGGAATTAGAGCGCCAACGACTCGAAGCCGAACGCCTGGCCGAAATCAAGGCCCAGGAGGAGGAAGCCGAACGCCAACGTCTGTTCGAGGAGGAGTCCACACGCCTGGCCGAGGAACAGAGGCGCGGCGAGGAGGAGCGTCTGCGCATCGCAATCGAG GAAGCCCAACagcgggaggaggaggagcagcgcaaacgcgaggaggaggaaaaacaGCGCGTGGAGCGCGAGGAGGCCGAAAAGAAGGCCAAGGAGGAGGCAGAAAAGCAGCGTGTCGAGGTGGCCGAGCGCCTCAAGCGCGAGGAGAAGGAGCGTGAAGAGCGACGCAAGCGCGTCGAAGCGATTATGTCACGCACCCGCAAGGCCGGAGCCGCGGCTACTCCCTCTAAG GAATCCAACGATAAGGCAGCCCCCGCGGCTGCAACGGAGACAACCCCCGCtgatggcagcagcagcagcgacagcaacagtgTCAGCGGTAGCAGCAACAATTCTGCCGGTGGATCGCCCAGCACTGCAATGGCCACAGTGACAGTGGCCGGCTCGGAGGCACCTCCCAACAGCCAACAGGCGATATACGAGCAATCGGTGCTAGACAAGGAGAACTCACTGATCAACAGCTTCTCCACAATGATCATTGACGAGAACGCCAAAAacctgcagcagcatcagcaggtgAGCAACGGCAAGCTGCTGGCGGACTTtgatggcagcagcaacaccaccaccacagcgGTGGCCAACGGCAATGGTGGCCATTTCGAGAATGTGAACAACAAGAA CGACATCAATCTGCTGCAGGATGCCGTCACTCCGGCCGCCACGCAGCTGATCGACCTGAGCATCGAGTCACAAGATCTACACCtgaacaacaataacagctTGCTGACGAGCACAGCGGCAACCACCACGCTAGTCACTGCTGATAGTCACGAGAATAAAG ATATATCGTTGCTGTGA
- the ens gene encoding protein split ends isoform X1, whose amino-acid sequence MASLGGQHENYSNNPEVEHTSKRAESREGSAERKAPRPHTGPTAHAPVPALTSTAPAAAAAATMPAEISSCSPGNSLHWFAQVGGSSSNEDDSQVSKDREEKLKYARDRQNEERQKKIEELRAQAEAAQRYREQKEEERRRRIEEIRVRDTEKRHQVEERKKAIIEAEKERREYILKKNQERESRIEVKRRDRNSIGFAFGSSTPRLLDVPADYGLVSPSAFWGQRRSTSISNVAGASLTRRSSERELADSGAKKRASSSTDRHDDHRRKSSSMYEVFNWGYSNDEPPKRFSLSIAGGDINIDGPPTSKQTAHRPHTTTTATTATATSTTAASHHNNNNNNFHNSYRKEDSVDTSPIVFRSVYRRKTDLMPTIPSPRDGHYGSRSSLSTTPARTPGRAYSMNRLDQLAQPIRRNGEHVRAILERERRESELEMLDETASLGGVGRRIHAAGSTARSRRAGSAGSGSSSATGIMSRSMTHLAGGGSVGGQRDRDRGKYSLGGGISTSFRPLGSAGQRDSSKSMTQISNHSSWSAYGTTPPPPHNHHNQHRQSTLGLQTAATKKYLQSSFASSSASYSYSNASTRRPGHGHGHQQQQYATSTNPYHRCLDFDPNSLLLMNSSSLLVNAGSRSGNATPGGHYNNSRPGSAMSTSTTMSTSGFVPRRPATAPRKPRPASIAGTGMSLEEINKLKKDHKPPVKTTAAASPSAQTTPKRTANMMSTSLIVTSSSSRLNSAEKKTPSKREPLVPKAASASKALSSRTASSERISRISSKEPKTKDTSAMSRSMIVASSSNSSTSTTTTTKVASAAPAPAPAPAPAPAPVTVPELQNGVAKEAEKTHAEVPVPTDVAAPALAVSKAEKEALNSVKTEEVSRQEEEQSVLVQVPPEALVTSVNVEEKADEGTEKEELPRQPLEPQAAPKKPSRSKENSEVRELTPPAANSGGDGTDLMTASMMAKKITTEEQAKAALAERRRLAREEAERQAELERQRLEAERLAEIKAQEEEAERQRLFEEESTRLAEEQRRGEEERLRIAIEEAQQREEEEQRKREEEEKQRVEREEAEKKAKEEAEKQRVEVAERLKREEKEREERRKRVEAIMSRTRKAGAAATPSKESNDKAAPAAATETTPADGSSSSDSNSVSGSSNNSAGGSPSTAMATVTVAGSEAPPNSQQAIYEQSVLDKENSLINSFSTMIIDENAKNLQQHQQVSNGKLLADFDGSSNTTTTAVANGNGGHFENVNNKNDINLLQDAVTPAATQLIDLSIESQDLHLNNNNSLLTSTAATTTLVTADSHENKDISLL is encoded by the exons ATGGCGAGTCTTGGGGGCCAACACGAAAATTATTCGAATAATCCAGAAG TGGAACACACATCTAAACGAGCCGAAAGCCGCGAGGGCAGCGCCGAGCGAAAAG CACCACGTCCACATACTGGGCCGACAGCCCACGCACCCGTACCCGCACTCACATCCACCGcacctgccgccgccgccgccgccaccatgccagcggagatctcAAGCTGCAGCCCCGGCAACAGTCTGCACTGGTTTGCTCAGGtgggcggcagcagcagcaacgaagATGACTCTCAAG TGTCCAAAGATCGAGAGGAGAAGCTGAAATATGCACGCGACCGCCAGAATgaggagagacagaaaaagaTCGAGGAGCTGAGGGCCCAGGCAGAGGCGGCCCAAAGGTATCGCGAACAAAAGGAGGAGGAACGCCGGCGACGCATCGAGGAGATACGCGTCCGCGACACAGAGAAACGCCACCAGGTGGAGGAGCGCAAAAAGGCCATCATTGAGGCCGAGAAGGAGCGTCGCGAGTACATACTTAAGAAGAATCAG GAACGTGAATCCCGAATAGAGGTTAAGAGGAGGGACAGAAACTCaattggttttgcttttggctcGTCGACGCCCCGTCTGCTGGATGTGCCTGCGGATTATGGTCTTGTATCGCCCAGTGCCTTTTGGGGTCAGCGAAG ATCTACATCGATATCGAACGTAGCGGGCGCCTCGCTCACACGTCGAAGTTCCGAGCGAGAACTTGCCGACAGTGGTGCTAAGAAgcgtgcctcctcctccacggACAGACACGATG ATCATCGCCGAAAGTCTTCGTCCATGTATGAGGTGTTCAATTGGGGCTATTCCAATGATGAGCCGCCCAAGCGGTTCTCCCTGTCCATAGCCGGTGGCGACATCAATATCGATGGGCCGCCCACTAGCAAACAAACAGCGCACAGACCCCAtacgacaacaacagcaacaacagcaacagcaacaagcacCACAGCTGCAAgccaccacaacaacaacaacaacaacttccATAACTCGTATCGTAAGG AAGATAGCGTTGACACATCACCCATCGTGTTCCGAAGCGTTTACCGCAGGAAAACGGACCTCATGCCGACAATACCCAGCCCCCGAGACGGGCATTACGGCTCGCGCAGCTCCCTGAGCACCACGCCAGCCAGAACCCCAG GACGGGCCTACTCCATGAACCGCTTGGACCAGCTGGCCCAGCCCATACGCCGCAACGGGGAGCATGTCCGAGCCATACTGGAGCGGGAGCGGCGCGAGAGCGAACTGGAGATGCTCGATGAGACGGCCTCGCTGGGGGGCGTGGGTCGGCGCATTCATGCCGCCGGCTCCACGGCACGCTCTCGGCGGGCAGGCAGCGCTGGCAGCGGCAGTTCGAGTGCCACCGGCATCATGTCCCGGAGCATGACCCACCTGGCAGGTGGTGGCAGTGTCGGTGGGCAGCGGGACCGGGATCGCGGAAAGTATTCGCTGGGCGGCGGCATCTCGACCAGCTTCCGGCCGTTGGGCAGTGCCGGGCAGCGTGACTCCAGTAAGAGCATGACACAGATAAGCAACCACAGTTCGTGGTCGGCATATGGCActacaccaccaccaccccacaACCACCACAACCAGCACCGACAGTCCACACTTGGCTTGCAAACTGCAGCAACTAAAAAATATCTTCAATCATCATTTGCCTCATCCTCCGCATCCTACTCCTACTCGAACGCCTCGACCAGGCGGccaggccatggccatggccaccagcagcagcaatatgCGACTTCTACTAACCCCTACCACCGTTGTCTCGATTTCGATCCCAACTCATTGTTGCTCATGAACTCTTCTAGTTTGTTAGTGAATGCAG GCTCGCGATCGGGAAATGCCACGCCAGGCGGACACTATAACAACTCAAGGCCCGGCAGCGCCATGTCCACCTCGACGACTATGTCCACGTCTGGCTTTGTGCCCAGACGGCCTGCAACGGCGCCACGCAAGCCCAGGCCGGCCAGCATTGCCGGCACCGGCATGTCCCTAGAAG AGATCAACAAACTGAAGAAGGATCACAAGCCGCCTGTGaagacaacagcagccgcctcACCATCCGCACAAACGACCCCCAAACGAACTGCAAACATGATGTCCACCTCCCTGATCGTGACCTCCAGCTCATCTCGATTGAACAGTGCCGAGAAGAAGACGCCTTCGAAAAGG GAACCCTTGGTGCCGAAGGCGGCATCTGCCTCCAAGGCTCTGTCGAGTCGCACTGCCAGCTCGGAGCGTATAAGCAGGATCAGCAGCAAGGAGCCGAAAACCAAGGATACCTCTGCCATGAGCAGGTCCATGAttgtggccagcagcagcaacagcagcacctccACAACTACCACCACAAAAGTGGCCTCAGCagcgcctgctcctgctccagccccagccccagctccagctccagttacAGTTCCCGAGCTCCAAAACGGGGTGGCCAAGGAGGCAGAAAAGACTCACGCAGAGGTGCCAGTTCCTACGGATGTGGCCGCCCCTGCTCTCGCTGTAAGCAAGGCGGAAAAGGAGGCACTAAACTCCGTTAAGACGGAGGAGGTTTCCaggcaggaggaggaacagAGTGTGCTCGTGCAGGTGCCGCCAGAGGCCCTAGTTACCTCTGTGAATGTGGAGGAAAAGGCCGACGAGGGCACTGAGAAGGAGGAGCTGCCCAGGCAACCGCTGGAGCCTCAAGCTGCCCCCAAGAAGCCGTCGCGCAGCAAGGAGAACTCTGAGGTGCGCGAGCTGACTCCGCCTGCAGCGAATTCCGGCGGCGATGGCACTGACTTGATGACAGCATCGATGATGGCCAAGAAGATCACGACCGAGGAGCAGGCCAAGGCCGCCCTTGCCGAAAGACGACGACTGGCCCGCGAGGAGGCCGAACGACAGGCGGAATTAGAGCGCCAACGACTCGAAGCCGAACGCCTGGCCGAAATCAAGGCCCAGGAGGAGGAAGCCGAACGCCAACGTCTGTTCGAGGAGGAGTCCACACGCCTGGCCGAGGAACAGAGGCGCGGCGAGGAGGAGCGTCTGCGCATCGCAATCGAG GAAGCCCAACagcgggaggaggaggagcagcgcaaacgcgaggaggaggaaaaacaGCGCGTGGAGCGCGAGGAGGCCGAAAAGAAGGCCAAGGAGGAGGCAGAAAAGCAGCGTGTCGAGGTGGCCGAGCGCCTCAAGCGCGAGGAGAAGGAGCGTGAAGAGCGACGCAAGCGCGTCGAAGCGATTATGTCACGCACCCGCAAGGCCGGAGCCGCGGCTACTCCCTCTAAG GAATCCAACGATAAGGCAGCCCCCGCGGCTGCAACGGAGACAACCCCCGCtgatggcagcagcagcagcgacagcaacagtgTCAGCGGTAGCAGCAACAATTCTGCCGGTGGATCGCCCAGCACTGCAATGGCCACAGTGACAGTGGCCGGCTCGGAGGCACCTCCCAACAGCCAACAGGCGATATACGAGCAATCGGTGCTAGACAAGGAGAACTCACTGATCAACAGCTTCTCCACAATGATCATTGACGAGAACGCCAAAAacctgcagcagcatcagcaggtgAGCAACGGCAAGCTGCTGGCGGACTTtgatggcagcagcaacaccaccaccacagcgGTGGCCAACGGCAATGGTGGCCATTTCGAGAATGTGAACAACAAGAA CGACATCAATCTGCTGCAGGATGCCGTCACTCCGGCCGCCACGCAGCTGATCGACCTGAGCATCGAGTCACAAGATCTACACCtgaacaacaataacagctTGCTGACGAGCACAGCGGCAACCACCACGCTAGTCACTGCTGATAGTCACGAGAATAAAG ATATATCGTTGCTGTGA
- the ens gene encoding ensconsin isoform X5 — MASLGGQHENYSNNPEVEHTSKRAESREGSAERKAPRPHTGPTAHAPVPALTSTAPAAAAAATMPAEISSCSPGNSLHWFAQVGGSSSNEDDSQVSKDREEKLKYARDRQNEERQKKIEELRAQAEAAQRYREQKEEERRRRIEEIRVRDTEKRHQVEERKKAIIEAEKERREYILKKNQERESRIEVKRRDRNSIGFAFGSSTPRLLDVPADYGLVSPSAFWGQRRSTSISNVAGASLTRRSSERELADSGAKKRASSSTDRHDEDSVDTSPIVFRSVYRRKTDLMPTIPSPRDGHYGSRSSLSTTPARTPGRAYSMNRLDQLAQPIRRNGEHVRAILERERRESELEMLDETASLGGVGRRIHAAGSTARSRRAGSAGSGSSSATGIMSRSMTHLAGGGSVGGQRDRDRGKYSLGGGISTSFRPLGSAGQRDSSSRSGNATPGGHYNNSRPGSAMSTSTTMSTSGFVPRRPATAPRKPRPASIAGTGMSLEEINKLKKDHKPPVKTTAAASPSAQTTPKRTANMMSTSLIVTSSSSRLNSAEKKTPSKREPLVPKAASASKALSSRTASSERISRISSKEPKTKDTSAMSRSMIVASSSNSSTSTTTTTKVASAAPAPAPAPAPAPAPVTVPELQNGVAKEAEKTHAEVPVPTDVAAPALAVSKAEKEALNSVKTEEVSRQEEEQSVLVQVPPEALVTSVNVEEKADEGTEKEELPRQPLEPQAAPKKPSRSKENSEVRELTPPAANSGGDGTDLMTASMMAKKITTEEQAKAALAERRRLAREEAERQAELERQRLEAERLAEIKAQEEEAERQRLFEEESTRLAEEQRRGEEERLRIAIEEAQQREEEEQRKREEEEKQRVEREEAEKKAKEEAEKQRVEVAERLKREEKEREERRKRVEAIMSRTRKAGAAATPSKESNDKAAPAAATETTPADGSSSSDSNSVSGSSNNSAGGSPSTAMATVTVAGSEAPPNSQQAIYEQSVLDKENSLINSFSTMIIDENAKNLQQHQQVSNGKLLADFDGSSNTTTTAVANGNGGHFENVNNKNDINLLQDAVTPAATQLIDLSIESQDLHLNNNNSLLTSTAATTTLVTADSHENKDISLL; from the exons ATGGCGAGTCTTGGGGGCCAACACGAAAATTATTCGAATAATCCAGAAG TGGAACACACATCTAAACGAGCCGAAAGCCGCGAGGGCAGCGCCGAGCGAAAAG CACCACGTCCACATACTGGGCCGACAGCCCACGCACCCGTACCCGCACTCACATCCACCGcacctgccgccgccgccgccgccaccatgccagcggagatctcAAGCTGCAGCCCCGGCAACAGTCTGCACTGGTTTGCTCAGGtgggcggcagcagcagcaacgaagATGACTCTCAAG TGTCCAAAGATCGAGAGGAGAAGCTGAAATATGCACGCGACCGCCAGAATgaggagagacagaaaaagaTCGAGGAGCTGAGGGCCCAGGCAGAGGCGGCCCAAAGGTATCGCGAACAAAAGGAGGAGGAACGCCGGCGACGCATCGAGGAGATACGCGTCCGCGACACAGAGAAACGCCACCAGGTGGAGGAGCGCAAAAAGGCCATCATTGAGGCCGAGAAGGAGCGTCGCGAGTACATACTTAAGAAGAATCAG GAACGTGAATCCCGAATAGAGGTTAAGAGGAGGGACAGAAACTCaattggttttgcttttggctcGTCGACGCCCCGTCTGCTGGATGTGCCTGCGGATTATGGTCTTGTATCGCCCAGTGCCTTTTGGGGTCAGCGAAG ATCTACATCGATATCGAACGTAGCGGGCGCCTCGCTCACACGTCGAAGTTCCGAGCGAGAACTTGCCGACAGTGGTGCTAAGAAgcgtgcctcctcctccacggACAGACACGATG AAGATAGCGTTGACACATCACCCATCGTGTTCCGAAGCGTTTACCGCAGGAAAACGGACCTCATGCCGACAATACCCAGCCCCCGAGACGGGCATTACGGCTCGCGCAGCTCCCTGAGCACCACGCCAGCCAGAACCCCAG GACGGGCCTACTCCATGAACCGCTTGGACCAGCTGGCCCAGCCCATACGCCGCAACGGGGAGCATGTCCGAGCCATACTGGAGCGGGAGCGGCGCGAGAGCGAACTGGAGATGCTCGATGAGACGGCCTCGCTGGGGGGCGTGGGTCGGCGCATTCATGCCGCCGGCTCCACGGCACGCTCTCGGCGGGCAGGCAGCGCTGGCAGCGGCAGTTCGAGTGCCACCGGCATCATGTCCCGGAGCATGACCCACCTGGCAGGTGGTGGCAGTGTCGGTGGGCAGCGGGACCGGGATCGCGGAAAGTATTCGCTGGGCGGCGGCATCTCGACCAGCTTCCGGCCGTTGGGCAGTGCCGGGCAGCGTGACTCCA GCTCGCGATCGGGAAATGCCACGCCAGGCGGACACTATAACAACTCAAGGCCCGGCAGCGCCATGTCCACCTCGACGACTATGTCCACGTCTGGCTTTGTGCCCAGACGGCCTGCAACGGCGCCACGCAAGCCCAGGCCGGCCAGCATTGCCGGCACCGGCATGTCCCTAGAAG AGATCAACAAACTGAAGAAGGATCACAAGCCGCCTGTGaagacaacagcagccgcctcACCATCCGCACAAACGACCCCCAAACGAACTGCAAACATGATGTCCACCTCCCTGATCGTGACCTCCAGCTCATCTCGATTGAACAGTGCCGAGAAGAAGACGCCTTCGAAAAGG GAACCCTTGGTGCCGAAGGCGGCATCTGCCTCCAAGGCTCTGTCGAGTCGCACTGCCAGCTCGGAGCGTATAAGCAGGATCAGCAGCAAGGAGCCGAAAACCAAGGATACCTCTGCCATGAGCAGGTCCATGAttgtggccagcagcagcaacagcagcacctccACAACTACCACCACAAAAGTGGCCTCAGCagcgcctgctcctgctccagccccagccccagctccagctccagttacAGTTCCCGAGCTCCAAAACGGGGTGGCCAAGGAGGCAGAAAAGACTCACGCAGAGGTGCCAGTTCCTACGGATGTGGCCGCCCCTGCTCTCGCTGTAAGCAAGGCGGAAAAGGAGGCACTAAACTCCGTTAAGACGGAGGAGGTTTCCaggcaggaggaggaacagAGTGTGCTCGTGCAGGTGCCGCCAGAGGCCCTAGTTACCTCTGTGAATGTGGAGGAAAAGGCCGACGAGGGCACTGAGAAGGAGGAGCTGCCCAGGCAACCGCTGGAGCCTCAAGCTGCCCCCAAGAAGCCGTCGCGCAGCAAGGAGAACTCTGAGGTGCGCGAGCTGACTCCGCCTGCAGCGAATTCCGGCGGCGATGGCACTGACTTGATGACAGCATCGATGATGGCCAAGAAGATCACGACCGAGGAGCAGGCCAAGGCCGCCCTTGCCGAAAGACGACGACTGGCCCGCGAGGAGGCCGAACGACAGGCGGAATTAGAGCGCCAACGACTCGAAGCCGAACGCCTGGCCGAAATCAAGGCCCAGGAGGAGGAAGCCGAACGCCAACGTCTGTTCGAGGAGGAGTCCACACGCCTGGCCGAGGAACAGAGGCGCGGCGAGGAGGAGCGTCTGCGCATCGCAATCGAG GAAGCCCAACagcgggaggaggaggagcagcgcaaacgcgaggaggaggaaaaacaGCGCGTGGAGCGCGAGGAGGCCGAAAAGAAGGCCAAGGAGGAGGCAGAAAAGCAGCGTGTCGAGGTGGCCGAGCGCCTCAAGCGCGAGGAGAAGGAGCGTGAAGAGCGACGCAAGCGCGTCGAAGCGATTATGTCACGCACCCGCAAGGCCGGAGCCGCGGCTACTCCCTCTAAG GAATCCAACGATAAGGCAGCCCCCGCGGCTGCAACGGAGACAACCCCCGCtgatggcagcagcagcagcgacagcaacagtgTCAGCGGTAGCAGCAACAATTCTGCCGGTGGATCGCCCAGCACTGCAATGGCCACAGTGACAGTGGCCGGCTCGGAGGCACCTCCCAACAGCCAACAGGCGATATACGAGCAATCGGTGCTAGACAAGGAGAACTCACTGATCAACAGCTTCTCCACAATGATCATTGACGAGAACGCCAAAAacctgcagcagcatcagcaggtgAGCAACGGCAAGCTGCTGGCGGACTTtgatggcagcagcaacaccaccaccacagcgGTGGCCAACGGCAATGGTGGCCATTTCGAGAATGTGAACAACAAGAA CGACATCAATCTGCTGCAGGATGCCGTCACTCCGGCCGCCACGCAGCTGATCGACCTGAGCATCGAGTCACAAGATCTACACCtgaacaacaataacagctTGCTGACGAGCACAGCGGCAACCACCACGCTAGTCACTGCTGATAGTCACGAGAATAAAG ATATATCGTTGCTGTGA